Within the Mesotoga infera genome, the region GCTTTCGTTTGAGCGAGTATCACAACTCATTGACAAGGATCCCGCCTATGGAAGGATAGTATGCCAGTGCAACGAGGTATCTGAGACAGAGGTGATTCAGGCAATAAGAGATGGAGCGAGGACTGTGGATGGAGTTAAGTTTAGAACAAGAGCTGGTTTTGGAAGATGTCAGGGCGGATTTTGCAGTTCAAGTATTGCCAGAATTCTGGCCAGAGAGCTGAAAAAAGACCTGTCGGAGATTAGACAGAACAATGAAAGAAGCTGGATAGTAAGCGAGAAGGTGAGACAATGAAGAGACTCATCACAGACGTACTTGTAATTGGCGGGGGAGCCGCAGGAATGGCCGGTGCCTTCAGCGCAGCGAAACAGGGTGTCAAAGTAACCCTGCTCGAAAGAGAGGCAGTAGTTGGCGGCGTCTTGAATCAGTGCATTCACAATGGTTTTGGACTTCAGTTTTATCATGAAGAACTTACTGGTCCGGAGTTTGCAGCTCGACTACAGAGTGAGATGAGTCAGGAAAGGGTAGATGTGATAGGTGAATCATATGTTCGGGAAATTGATGTCCGGAGGAAGGAAGCTTTGG harbors:
- a CDS encoding (2Fe-2S)-binding protein, giving the protein LSFERVSQLIDKDPAYGRIVCQCNEVSETEVIQAIRDGARTVDGVKFRTRAGFGRCQGGFCSSSIARILARELKKDLSEIRQNNERSWIVSEKVRQ